The Achromobacter spanius genome includes the window CGTCTTTCATGCGGTAGCGGCAGGTACCCGAAAAGTGTTCGCCCCGACGCAGCCGGGCCCACACCTGCTCGCCGCTGGCGATGCCCTTGCCTTCGTCCACGCTGTCGCACAGCATGTCGTGGCGCAGCAGCAAGGCCTCGTCAAGGGTGTAGCCCACGGCCGCCAGGAAATTGGCATTGGCGTTAAGCAGCGCGCCGTCCGTATCGAAATCGAACAGCAACAGCGCCCGGTCCATCGACGCCAGATAATTGTCGGCATGCCACGCGGCGCCCTGGGGGCCCGCGCTTGAAACGCTTGCTTGAGTGTCAAGCATAAGGGGCTCCATACCGGAATACAGCGGTTCCGGTTTCATTCAGCGCTTAGGAAAACCAAGGGCGACGCGGTCGCGTCCGTCCTGCTTGGCCAGATACAGCGCCTGGTCCGCGCGGCTCAGCGTCTCCGAGAAGGTTTCTCCCAACTGGTGATGCGCCATGCCGATGCTTACCGTCAGCCTCAATACGTCGTTTTCGCCCGCCGCCACCGCCAGTCCGCGCACCGCGCCGACCAGCCGGTCCATGACGCCCTGGGCGGCTTCGGGTTGGGTGTTGGGCAGCATCACCAGGAATTCCTCGCCGCCCCAACGGCCGCACATATCGTATTCACGCAGGCTTTCGCCCAGCACGCCCGCCAGTTCGACCAGGGCGCGGTCGCCCGTTTCGTGGCCGTAGCGGTCGTTGACCGCCTTGAAGTGATCCACGTCCAGCATGGCCACCACAAAGCTCTCTCCGCTGCGCGCGGCGCGCTCCACTTCCTTCTTGATCATGTCCATCAACGCGCGCCGGTTGAGCAGGCCGGTCAGCGGGTCGCGGCTGGACGTTTCCGCAAGCGCCGTGTTCAGGTCGCGCATCATGTTCTGGTAGTGATCGGATATGCGCGCAATGCGCGTCAAGCGCCGCAATTGGCGGTCGAACTGGTCGCATAGCCCCAGCTCTCGCTCGTGCGCCATGGACTGATAGGCGTCCGACAACTGGGTCACGCGCTCGATCCGCGCCATCTGGTCCGCCGTATGCCGCCACAGCGCCTCCAGCGCTTCGCGCAGCGGGTGTCCGGCATGGGTGGGATCAGCCAGCAGTTCGGCGATGCGGCGATCCAGTTCGGCGGCGCCCGGCTTCATTCGCGGCCAACCACCGAGAACGGAAAGGTGCAGTCTTCCTTGAATTCCTCGGCCAATTCGCCGACGCGCTCGTTGCGCTTGTCGTAGAACCAGGTGACGCTGACCTCGCGGCCCTTGCAATGGGCGGCTTCGAGCAGGTCGAAGACGTCCATGACGGACTTGATGCTGCTGGTATTGAGGTACAGCAGTTCCAGTTCCAGGTTCAGCGGGGCGGCCGTGTTCAGCAGATAGGCTTCGACCCATTCGATCACCGGACCGAACAGTTCAAAGGAATTCTCGGGATAGGAGTCGCCGCGCATCGCCAGCACGCCGGCGGCGGCGTCGGCGGTGATGGCGGGCGTGGACTGCGTCCCGGGAATGTTCAGGTCTTTCATCAGATACTCCGAAAATGATTCTTTGATGCGCGCGGAGCCTTCAAATCACGACGCTCAGGCTGAAGAACGCCTTGCCTTCGTGCGCGGTGGGCGTCAGGCTGGCTTCCAGCGGAGCGCCGGCGCGCCGCGCGATATCGATCAAGCCCAAGCCCGCGCCCGAGGCCACGCCCTGGGCACGCGGCTTGTGCAGCTGTGTCTTGTATTCGGCCTTCAACGCCGCCTTGTCCAGCGCGGCAAGTTCGCGGATGCGGGCGACCAGCGCGTGGCCATCGTCGGACTTGACCAGGTTGCCCGCCGACACCACGTAGCGGCTTTCGTCGCGGCGGCCGATGACGACCGTGGCGCTGGCCTCGGCATCGCCATTGGCGGCGGCGTACTGGCGGATGTTCTGGATCATTTCGATATAGACCGAAAAGACGTCCATGGCTTCCGCCGGGCGCGCATGTTCCGCATTCAGGTAATTCTTGAGCGCGTTGCCGATTTCTTCGATCAGGC containing:
- the siaD gene encoding biofilm regulation diguanylate cyclase SiaD, with the translated sequence MKPGAAELDRRIAELLADPTHAGHPLREALEALWRHTADQMARIERVTQLSDAYQSMAHERELGLCDQFDRQLRRLTRIARISDHYQNMMRDLNTALAETSSRDPLTGLLNRRALMDMIKKEVERAARSGESFVVAMLDVDHFKAVNDRYGHETGDRALVELAGVLGESLREYDMCGRWGGEEFLVMLPNTQPEAAQGVMDRLVGAVRGLAVAAGENDVLRLTVSIGMAHHQLGETFSETLSRADQALYLAKQDGRDRVALGFPKR
- the siaC gene encoding biofilm regulation phosphoprotein SiaC, with translation MKDLNIPGTQSTPAITADAAAGVLAMRGDSYPENSFELFGPVIEWVEAYLLNTAAPLNLELELLYLNTSSIKSVMDVFDLLEAAHCKGREVSVTWFYDKRNERVGELAEEFKEDCTFPFSVVGRE
- the siaB gene encoding biofilm regulation protein kinase SiaB, with product MNASDLYALGERFNQNRTLLCFNGPISRSLIEEIGNALKNYLNAEHARPAEAMDVFSVYIEMIQNIRQYAAANGDAEASATVVIGRRDESRYVVSAGNLVKSDDGHALVARIRELAALDKAALKAEYKTQLHKPRAQGVASGAGLGLIDIARRAGAPLEASLTPTAHEGKAFFSLSVVI